TGCATATGAAGAATATAACTCGGGCAATATTTTCATATCTATATTAAACTTATCAAAAACCTCTTTATCCCAAGAATTCGTGATTACATTAAAACAAGCAGTTCCAGAAGCATCCGAATAATCTATCCCTATATTTCCTGTTAACTTGAAAACTATATAATCTTTCGGTAGTAAGATCTTGTTTATCTTTTTGAAATTTTCTGGTTCATTTTCTTTTATCCATAAAATTTTGGGAAACGTAAATCCTTCTAAAAACGGATTCCCCATTCGAGATATTACGTTCTTTTCTCCTTTAAATGCTTCTGTCGCTTCTTTACATTGTAAAGCGGTCCTTTGATCACACCAAAGAATTGCCGGCCTGATCACCTTATAATCTTTATCCAAAGTAACTAAACTATGCATCTGTCCAGAAAATCCTATTGCATTTATTTGATGTTTTTTAGAAACTTCTCGCAATATTTCATAAGCACCTTCCCACCACATTTCTGGATCTTGCTCAGCCCATTCAGGTTTCGGAACTTTCATTTTTACAGGTTTCGAATAACTGTCCAAAAGTTCTCCACTTTCAGATACCACAAGTGCCTTTATCGCAGTTGTTCCAATATCTATACCTAAATATTTATTCATTATTCATCACTCCAAATCATACTAACGCTTTTTCAGAAAACTCATCCATTACCCTTAAATTGGCTCCCATCAAA
This Petrotoga sp. 9PWA.NaAc.5.4 DNA region includes the following protein-coding sequences:
- a CDS encoding FGGY family carbohydrate kinase, with protein sequence MNKYLGIDIGTTAIKALVVSESGELLDSYSKPVKMKVPKPEWAEQDPEMWWEGAYEILREVSKKHQINAIGFSGQMHSLVTLDKDYKVIRPAILWCDQRTALQCKEATEAFKGEKNVISRMGNPFLEGFTFPKILWIKENEPENFKKINKILLPKDYIVFKLTGNIGIDYSDASGTACFNVITNSWDKEVFDKFNIDMKILPELYSSYA